The genomic window TGATAAATTAAAAGTCTTTTAATTTATAACATTTACCAAATGTTAAGGATATCTAACAAAACTAatgataatttcatttattacctgTGTGCTAATGATTTCATTAAATgacttttgttgttttcttttagagTGATTTTTAGGGTGATAGCAGTAAGTGTGACTGTTGAAGTTAGACAAGACAATAGTTTGATATGATGGTATTCTGGTTAAGACATTTTATAATTATGCATTCTACCAATGTTTTATTGGTGACTTCTGTATAACaggaaatttttataataaatttccTTACAATTACATGAATGTGCTGAACTACAGAAATCTGACGGGGATGTCTTTATTTCTTAGTCCATGACTCTGTTTTTAGTAGAGATGATTTGATAGCAGAGTTCTGATGATTAGTTCTAACCAAATCGTTCATGGGCTGTTCACTTGGCTTCTACTTCTGTGCTTCCTCTGCCTGGAAAATCTCGCCCCTTCCCTCATCTTCCTCTAGGCACCGTCCTAGAACCCAAATTCTCAGATATTGCCTCTTGTGAGTTCCCCTGGATAACACTGGATCGCCTGTCATTTGTCAATTAGCTTTGttctttatagatttatttttgcatgtgttcTGCTCTccattaataatttatattttactttggaaATAATTCTGTTGGCATCTGTGATGCAAATGCAATGTCCTACAGTGTGGCCATTAATATAAATGGGCTTTATCACTTTGTTTTGACAATGAACACCACTAAGAAAGAATTTTTCCCTAGAGACATTGctatatctttcttttaaaaaagcttaGAAACTGCACATCACAGGTGATGGCtggttttgaatttaaaataatttctctttttaaattaaattgtatttttaaagaaagtttagatcacataaatgatacattgaaaatatagatgaattcccatataccccacagtGTCCTCCTCCCACACTCTTCCGAAATTAACatctttcaatagtgtggtacatttctcacaattgatgaacatatattgaagcactgctactaactacagcctgtagtttacattatagttcacactttgcctcacacaattttataggttttgacaaaatgagtaatggcctgtatctgtcattgcaatgtcatttagaacaattccaatgtctcccaaatgccccaagatacacctattcttctctgtCCTTCCCTTCAGAACATCTgttggccactgcttttatatcatgttacaagtccttccattgctagaataataatgtcaacttttgtccataattgcattccccccttatggtTTGTTCATTTCCAATATGgtggattttaggatggtgaggcccactctgtttctgattgagaggggacttagatcccatgggtctTTCTTGGCACCAACTTGCAcatgcatttggaaaagaccttGCCTAAGAAGGTGAAGTAATAAATGTAAAcgggtttttatggctaagagatttcaaatgagtctggaggtgattccagaagttatgcttatgctggtctcagcaggatctcattgactgccacagtaaacagtgcctcaaatccTGGGACTCCAGATGGTTTAGAGACATCTAGATCCTATAGGgagggcagacaatcccaggaatttgGTGCCCTGTCAGTGAACCTTATTTTAGAATACatgttccccaatgtatcagagttagagtcatttatttatttttttaaattatttatttatttttttaaaaattacattaaaaaaatatgaggtcccattcaaccccaccacccccgccccccactccccccacagcaacactctctcccatcatcatgacacatccattgcacctggtaagttcatctctgagcatcactgcaccccatagtcaatggtccacatcatagcccagactctctcacgttccatccagtaggccctggggggatctacaatgtcccgtaattgtctgtgaagcaccatccaggacatttaaatatgtttttgtttcaAAGAAGAATGTCAGGTAATTTGGCCACTGACTGCTCATATAAAATTTGATAATATTAAGATAACAATTTCTGAAAATAGATTCCCTCATTTTGGCCCAGTATGTTCGCCAGCATACATTTTTGCTTTTCAGTTTAATCTCACGGTCTCATATAATATGAAAATTGAGAATATGCTTGTCATATATGCAGTGCTCAATAGATCCAGTTATTTGGTTTTGTTATGATTTCTGTAATTGCTCATTCACCTGTCAGCCTAGTATTCTTACTGTCTTATTGTCGTAGAGAAACAGAGAACACCTAGAATTTGCCTCAACATCAGTACTACCAATCATTGGGAGTTTATTAATCTGCcagctctcttatttttttcttttagatcttGCTTATTTAAAAGTTTGTCATGTTTTCATTCTGTATattagaaaatgaacaaagaagtCTGTATTAAGCATATAAGTATATTCCATTTGAAATCTTTCCCATCATTATTTACTTACAtgaatttatagttttatttttcctagaaTTCACTCCCATAATAATACATCTcagtgtaaaactaccattttatTTAAGTTTCCATATTCCTTTAACTTTCCCTTCACATTATTTTTACCTCTTCATAATATTTCCTAAACTTGTTTTTATACTTATTTTGCCTATCCATTTATCCTTTCTGTCTTTATACTTGAACATGCCCATTCTCAAAATTTAAACAAGCAGAAAAGATTTTGCATCTTGCTCCCCATATCAGCATTACCACCTATTTATAATGAATGTGTTTTAGGGTAGCACCTGGTTTCTCTTATGAGTGAAAAAGAGATGTGGGATGAAAATCTTAAGAAGAACAGCAAATGGAATTGTTCTCCCTTTTAGGTTGGCATTTTTGAATCGTGACTTCATCAGCCATGAATAAAACCCATTGGACAAGAATCAGGGAAGTTGAGTTTGGATTCACGAACAAAATAGTAAAAGTTTCCATCATCTAGTTATTGGGAAATGTAGGGTTTGTATATTTGGATGTGTGTTTTATATGCTAGAAATAAACTGATGCACCTGTAATAATACATGTCATTTTGTTATTAGTTTACAACTTCTTTAAATTCAGAAGGAACTGCCTTATAATCCCACATTTGCTTATCTTACAGGCAGAAGTTCCATTTTCCAAGATCAATGGGCATTCTAATACAGTCATGTAAAATAATGAGCATGGCTACACTCAAGGACTATTTTCTTGTTAGGATATGCATACTACCATTTTAATATCAGTCCAGTTACTCTGGAAATGTGTAAGATTTTTGTTTGTGTAAACATCTGAAAAACATAAATGAGCACTGTATTATACTCTCTGAAATTTTGTTTTCCGAACTTTAGCTTAAATATTAGTTATCTCTGTTATCTTTCCATAGGAATCatcaagaattattttattttattgattgattttttaaaaaagacttggaaaaagtcagaaaacagtCATGGGAAACCATACAAGAGTGACAATGTTTATCCTAGCAGGTTTGACTGATGACCCACAATTGAAAGTTGTGTCATTTACGTTCTTGCTTTTCACCTACCTGCTCAGCATCACTGGCAATCTAGTCATCATCACACTCACCCTGCTGGATGCTCACCTCAAGacccccatgtattttttccttcgaAATTTTTCCTTCTTAGAAATCTCTTATACGAGTACATGCATCCCTAAATTGTTGGTTTGTATGGCAACTGGAGACAAAACCATTTCCTACAACTGTTGTGTAGCTCAAGTGTTTTTTGCCATCCTCCTTGGAGCATCTGAGTTTTACTTGCTGGCGGccatgtcctatgaccgctatgttgcCATCTGTAAGCCCCTGCACTACACAACCATCATGAACAGCAAAGTCTGCACACAGCTGGTCCTCAGCACCTGGCTTGCTGGGTTCTTTGTCATCTTTCCACCACTTCTCATGGGTATAAACCTAGACTTCTGCGCCTCCAACATTGTTGATCATTTCTATTGTACCACTACTCCCCTCCTGCAGATCTCCTGCACAGACACAAGGCTACTGGAGACGATGGGTTTTATCTCAGCTTTGGTGACACTCTTGGTCACCTTGGTACTGGTGATAATATCATATATCAACATTGCactgacaattttaaaaatcccttcaACTCAACAGAGGAAAAAAGCCTTTTCCACCTGTTCTTCCCACATGATTGTCATCTCCATTTCTTACGGCAGCTGCATTGTCATGTATATTAGACCCTCAGTCAAAGAAAGAATGTCCTTTAACAAGGGAATTGCGGTGCTCAATACCTCAGTTGCCCCTCTCCTGAACCCTTTTATCTATACCCTGAGGAACCAACAAGTGAAGAAAGCCTTCATGAATATGGTACAAAAAATTgtctctttttcaaaaaaatgatAATACTGTTGAGACATGGGAGGGAAATGAAAAGTCTAGTCATCAATTAATACGTTCCAATGCCTATTACTactttttgatatttatttgctATTAGTCTAAGTCTCTTTTCATGCTCTTTTTCCACAAAAACCCTGCTAGAATGAAaccatattttctcctttttcattagaaacttttaaatttttaattctcttcctttgaataactaaaatgaagataaatttttgaatattttatttcatgttttaagAATTCTAGTTAATTATGATTATAATATATTGttttttactatatttaaaatatttaatgtataGTTCATTATATTATTACACTAATATAATAATTTGTGATCTGTCTCAACCTAATTagaattaacatttttatatgaTAGTATTTTACTTCTATtaattgtatatgtatattatacaAAAAATAGCAATTATTATGTCCATGGAAGTCATTTCCTTCCTAGAATCACTATGGAAAGggcaggaaaataattttacattagGGGAATCTTACAAATACAACTTCAACTTAATATCAACAGTGTAAGTACTACTGTTAGTATCTATCCTTGATATGAAGTGATAAAAGTGACAAATTATCTATGTGGTCTTCCTCCCAAACACAAAACCCCTGTTTAACCATGAGGAAAATGTCAGTCAAATCCCACTTCAGGGTCATTCTGTAAATAGGTAGTTAGTACTGCTCAAAACTGTCAAGCTACAAGAGCAAAGACTGAGAACCATGTGATATCCAAGAGCAACTTGAGGAAACAAGAGGACTAAATGTAATATAGTATCCTTAATGGAATTCACTAGGAGGTGGAAAGAGATATTACATAAACACTAAGGACATTTGAGTAAAGCATGGGCTTTAGGGAGGAACAATTTATTAATAATGGTTCAttacctgtaacaaatatttcatacaaATATCAGGTTAAGGATAGAGTACAATGGATGTGAGAAATATGTAAAAATTCTGTACTAACTTcaaaattttctataaatataaaactgtcttaaaacaaacatttaatttggaaattattAATATTGTCCAAGATTAGTTTTTAGAATCACTGATCATCTTTAATACAATTATCTCTTAAAGAACTCTAACTTGATTTTGAGTATATTTTGTAGAAACTTGCTAACTTTGAATTCTCTTTGGGAGATGGTTGCAATTAGGAGTTTTGTATTTATCATTGAGAGGGTATTTGTCACCTTATAGAACATTCAAAAATCAAGCATAAAATACGTTATTTAAGTAGTGTATCCATATCATGCTATAAAGGTGTGTCTGTGGCTACCTGTCCTTGCACTTGTAAGAATTGGAGGAAAAGAGTTGTAGATTTGGAGAAGTCTGTAGGCAGCTTGCTCTCTATAGGCTCCAGATCACTTTTcccacaaggaaaaaataaaataatataaaataaatagtgtATCCAAAAGAGAAGGCATAACTCCCAACTAAATGGACATACTCTCTGAAGCAAAGGGCAGACATCTAAAGTAATTACATTATTCCCTTCAAAAAACATTTACTGAGATACATAGACATTGATGTACATTTCCTATAAGTAAATCCAAATATTAGAGGAAATAAGCTATTGTCTTCAGAAAAGAATTTTTTCATCTGTACATCACAATTTAGCAGGGAAACGTAAAAACAATTTCTCTGTGATGtccagaacattttaaaaaacgaagtaaaatagaaaagaatttaTCACAAAGCCAcataattcataaaatatttctttcaaatatttcaaattgttcacagaaaactataaaacattctgGACATGGAATGGAATGCAATGTTCATACTCATTGATATGAAGACACACTATTACAAAGATATcagtttttcttaaatttatctaGGGAGTTACAAAATCCCAACCCAAATCTTATAGGgcctatttttcaaaatttacatTTGATTCAAAATTAATCTACAAATATGTCAGCAGAGAAGAATCAAGTTatccaaaacaaaaataaagcactACCAGATTTTATAACTTATTTCAAAACACTATAAGAAAGGGCTAATTTGGAACAAAAGTAAGCCAAtggacaaatgaataaaaaatatgtatgtattcaCATACATACATGCAAGTATATATGTCCATACATGTATTTTCTACTGCTTTCTCACAAAATGATACTACATTCCAATAAGGAAATTATTATCTTTGcattaagtattaaaaaatacTGGGCTGTTTGGATattcacagagaaaagaaatcGATTTGGACCTCTTCACCAAACAAATTTTCCCAGAGGGACTGTTGACTAAATGTGAAGAGAAAAACATTAGAACTCGTGAATGAAACAGGATAATCTATTCATACTCtttgataaat from Dasypus novemcinctus isolate mDasNov1 chromosome 12, mDasNov1.1.hap2, whole genome shotgun sequence includes these protein-coding regions:
- the LOC101413493 gene encoding olfactory receptor 6C74-like; the encoded protein is MGNHTRVTMFILAGLTDDPQLKVVSFTFLLFTYLLSITGNLVIITLTLLDAHLKTPMYFFLRNFSFLEISYTSTCIPKLLVCMATGDKTISYNCCVAQVFFAILLGASEFYLLAAMSYDRYVAICKPLHYTTIMNSKVCTQLVLSTWLAGFFVIFPPLLMGINLDFCASNIVDHFYCTTTPLLQISCTDTRLLETMGFISALVTLLVTLVLVIISYINIALTILKIPSTQQRKKAFSTCSSHMIVISISYGSCIVMYIRPSVKERMSFNKGIAVLNTSVAPLLNPFIYTLRNQQVKKAFMNMVQKIVSFSKK